The Aminithiophilus ramosus genome contains a region encoding:
- the trkA gene encoding Trk system potassium transporter TrkA: MRIVIIGAGEVGTSLAASLVEDGHDIVVVEQDEEKIARIENELDVMAVLGNGARPQVLEKAGVGRDRIDFLIACTDRDEVNILACWIARRAGVGSVISRARSMEFTDTKAWARDLGIQAMISPERSVARQIEELLSVSSALEAAELAGGRAGIYAFSIADHSSLAGMRLRDLTATHPRMKAMIVYVKRGGEGLIPAGNDRLLAGDICYVVALREQVWQLEELFQLRKSRSLHRVLLAGGGKSGFQVARLLESRGVDVRLIELDGEKCERLSQELERTLVLHGDAADQALLRSEGIDLADGFVATTASDEVNILLAVLAKAMGAKKSVALVRRKTFRSLDRYVSVDAMIDPTEALTSVILRYVRYPGVEGALSLFDKIGAETLEVELAEDSPARGRRVMDLGWEPGTLMALVIRGHDVFVPRGDTVLQGADRVLLFSTPERLRRAVDGLGVH, translated from the coding sequence ATGCGCATCGTCATTATCGGGGCGGGAGAGGTCGGGACCAGCCTCGCCGCCAGTCTCGTCGAGGATGGACATGACATCGTCGTCGTCGAACAGGACGAGGAGAAGATCGCCCGCATCGAAAACGAGCTGGACGTCATGGCCGTCCTCGGCAACGGGGCCCGGCCCCAGGTCCTGGAAAAGGCCGGCGTGGGCCGCGACAGGATCGATTTCCTCATCGCCTGCACCGATAGGGACGAGGTCAACATCTTGGCCTGCTGGATCGCCCGTCGGGCCGGCGTGGGCTCGGTCATCTCCCGGGCCAGGAGCATGGAGTTCACCGACACCAAGGCCTGGGCCCGGGACCTGGGCATCCAGGCCATGATCTCTCCGGAGCGCTCCGTGGCCCGTCAGATCGAAGAGCTGCTCTCCGTCTCGAGCGCCCTCGAGGCGGCCGAGCTGGCCGGAGGGCGGGCGGGCATCTACGCCTTCTCCATCGCCGACCACTCCTCCCTGGCCGGAATGCGTCTTCGCGACCTGACGGCGACGCACCCCCGGATGAAGGCCATGATCGTCTACGTCAAGCGGGGAGGGGAGGGCCTCATCCCCGCGGGGAACGATCGGCTCCTCGCCGGCGACATCTGCTACGTCGTCGCCCTTCGGGAGCAGGTCTGGCAGCTGGAGGAGCTTTTTCAGCTGCGCAAGAGCCGCTCCCTTCATCGCGTTCTCCTCGCCGGAGGGGGCAAGTCGGGCTTCCAGGTGGCCAGGCTCCTGGAGAGCCGCGGCGTCGACGTGCGCCTCATCGAGCTCGACGGGGAGAAGTGCGAGCGCCTTTCGCAGGAGCTGGAGCGGACGCTCGTTCTCCACGGCGACGCCGCCGATCAGGCCCTTCTCCGCTCCGAGGGAATCGATCTGGCCGACGGGTTCGTCGCCACGACGGCCTCGGACGAGGTGAATATCCTCTTGGCCGTCCTGGCCAAGGCCATGGGGGCCAAGAAGAGCGTCGCCCTCGTCCGCCGCAAGACCTTCCGCAGCCTCGACCGCTACGTCTCCGTCGACGCCATGATCGATCCCACGGAGGCCCTCACGTCGGTCATCCTCCGCTACGTCCGCTATCCCGGCGTGGAGGGGGCCCTCTCCCTCTTCGACAAGATCGGGGCCGAGACGCTCGAGGTGGAACTGGCCGAGGACAGCCCGGCCCGGGGGCGTCGGGTCATGGATCTGGGCTGGGAGCCCGGGACGCTCATGGCCCTCGTCATCAGGGGGCACGATGTCTTCGTCCCCCGAGGCGACACGGTTCTTCAGGGCGCCGACAGGGTCCTTCTCTTCTCGACGCCGGAACGCCTGAGGCGGGCCGTGGACGGGCTGGGAGTCCACTGA
- a CDS encoding TrkH family potassium uptake protein, producing MRLAIVAKVLALVGAVVSLSMIWPLIWALCDGTPDRRPFLLSIVAGLLLSAGLFMAGGGSSVRELGTREAFAVVTFSWIVASVVGGLPFLLAGTVPNFTDAFFEAMSGFSTTGASVLTDIEVHPRGILFWRGLTHWLGGMGIIVLSLAVLPFLGVGGMELYRAEVPGPIQEKLTPRVQQTALLLWGVYLLFSFLEMIALMLGGLDLFEALTHTFATMATGGFSTLNGSVGQYGSAYIDGVVTFFMFLAGANFVLHYRLLRGDLKAWWRDGEFRFYLGLTLVATATITLFLLWRRNYASPVEALRYASFQVVSIVTTTGFVTADYELWPVYAQVALFFLMFVGGCGGSTGGGMKNVRIMIVLRQVYGECRRLLHPQAVVPLRVGGSVVNRDVVAAVSAFVIAYLGLFALFSLVMAGLGLDVTTALSSVAATLGNIGPGLGGVGPSHNYAFVPSAGKWVLSFCMLLGRLELFTVLLLFFPETWRR from the coding sequence ATGCGTCTTGCCATCGTCGCCAAGGTCCTGGCCCTGGTCGGCGCCGTCGTCTCTTTGTCCATGATCTGGCCCCTGATCTGGGCCCTCTGCGACGGGACGCCCGATCGTCGCCCCTTTCTCCTCTCCATCGTCGCCGGTCTGCTCCTCTCGGCGGGGCTCTTCATGGCCGGAGGCGGGAGCTCCGTCCGGGAACTGGGGACACGGGAGGCCTTCGCCGTCGTCACCTTTTCCTGGATCGTCGCCTCCGTCGTCGGCGGGCTCCCCTTTCTCCTGGCGGGGACGGTTCCGAACTTCACCGACGCCTTTTTCGAGGCCATGTCGGGCTTCTCCACGACGGGTGCCTCGGTCCTCACCGACATCGAGGTCCATCCCCGGGGAATCCTCTTCTGGCGGGGGCTCACTCACTGGCTGGGGGGGATGGGGATCATCGTCCTCAGCCTCGCCGTCCTCCCCTTTCTCGGCGTCGGCGGGATGGAGCTCTACCGGGCCGAGGTTCCCGGCCCCATCCAGGAGAAGCTCACGCCGCGAGTCCAGCAGACGGCCCTCCTGCTCTGGGGCGTCTATCTCCTCTTCTCCTTTCTGGAGATGATCGCTCTCATGCTGGGCGGCCTCGATCTCTTCGAGGCCCTGACCCACACCTTCGCCACCATGGCCACGGGGGGGTTCTCCACCCTCAACGGCAGCGTCGGCCAGTACGGAAGCGCCTATATCGACGGCGTCGTCACCTTCTTCATGTTTTTGGCAGGGGCCAATTTCGTCCTCCACTATCGGCTTCTCCGGGGCGATCTGAAGGCCTGGTGGCGCGACGGCGAGTTCCGCTTCTACCTGGGGCTGACGCTGGTCGCGACGGCGACGATCACCCTCTTCCTCCTGTGGCGCCGGAATTACGCCTCGCCGGTCGAGGCTCTCCGCTACGCCTCCTTTCAGGTCGTCAGCATCGTCACGACGACGGGCTTCGTCACGGCCGACTACGAGCTCTGGCCCGTCTACGCCCAGGTCGCTCTCTTTTTCCTCATGTTCGTCGGCGGTTGCGGAGGGTCGACGGGAGGGGGGATGAAGAACGTCCGCATCATGATCGTCCTTCGCCAGGTTTACGGCGAGTGTCGCCGTCTCCTTCACCCCCAGGCCGTCGTCCCCCTGCGCGTCGGCGGGTCCGTCGTGAACCGCGACGTCGTCGCCGCCGTTTCGGCCTTCGTCATCGCCTATCTGGGGCTTTTCGCCCTCTTCTCCCTCGTCATGGCCGGGCTGGGGCTCGACGTGACGACGGCCCTTTCCTCCGTGGCGGCCACGTTGGGAAACATCGGGCCCGGGCTGGGCGGCGTCGGCCCCTCGCACAACTACGCATTCGTCCCCTCGGCGGGGAAGTGGGTTCTTTCCTTTTGCATGCTTTTGGGACGGCTGGAACTCTTTACCGTCCTCCTTCTTTTTTTCCCCGAGACGTGGCGGCGCTGA
- a CDS encoding chemotaxis protein CheV, with product MKDDKILTEVGTNEWQVVVFLLGEQAFAINVDKTREILRWTGVRPVPQSHPAMLGITTVRGEVIPLIDLRNYLAIASDRDRELDKVIVAEFNKMKLGFVVDGVERIYRISSEELDSTLSGTFLGDDALYVIKREGRNILLLDYERIVQVVNPKIAEAYHLDPKRKRQAVPSSLGDPGSYKILVAEDSPLIRRLIQDALDAGGFHNVELVSHGKAAWDRLIEPDEHFDLLITDIEMPKMDGLTLTRRLREDERFAPMKIIVYSSIMAEDIRRKAASVGADLQITKPEIASLVDEVCLLLAGSRTVESR from the coding sequence ATGAAAGACGATAAGATTCTCACCGAAGTGGGAACGAACGAGTGGCAGGTCGTCGTTTTTCTGCTGGGCGAACAGGCCTTCGCCATCAACGTCGACAAGACGCGGGAGATTCTTCGTTGGACCGGTGTCCGTCCCGTTCCGCAGAGTCACCCGGCCATGCTGGGGATCACGACGGTCCGAGGCGAGGTGATTCCCCTTATCGATTTGAGGAACTATCTGGCCATCGCTTCCGATAGGGATCGGGAGCTGGACAAGGTCATCGTCGCCGAGTTCAACAAGATGAAGCTGGGCTTCGTCGTCGACGGCGTCGAGAGGATCTACCGCATCAGCTCCGAGGAGCTCGACTCGACCCTTTCGGGGACCTTCCTGGGCGACGACGCCCTCTACGTCATCAAACGCGAGGGGCGCAACATCCTCCTCCTCGACTACGAGCGCATCGTCCAGGTCGTCAACCCCAAGATCGCCGAGGCCTACCACCTCGATCCCAAGAGGAAGCGGCAGGCCGTCCCCTCTTCTCTGGGCGATCCGGGCTCCTACAAGATCCTCGTCGCCGAGGATTCGCCGCTGATCCGCAGGCTCATTCAGGACGCTCTCGATGCCGGCGGCTTCCACAACGTCGAGCTCGTCAGTCACGGCAAGGCGGCCTGGGACCGGCTCATCGAGCCCGACGAGCACTTCGACCTTCTCATCACCGACATCGAGATGCCCAAGATGGACGGCCTCACTCTGACCCGCCGTCTTCGGGAGGACGAGCGCTTCGCCCCCATGAAGATCATCGTCTACTCGTCCATCATGGCCGAGGACATCCGTCGCAAGGCTGCCAGCGTCGGGGCCGATCTTCAGATCACCAAGCCCGAGATCGCCTCCCTCGTCGACGAAGTCTGTCTCCTCCTGGCCGGCTCCAGGACGGTTGAAAGTCGGTGA